One segment of Alnus glutinosa chromosome 2, dhAlnGlut1.1, whole genome shotgun sequence DNA contains the following:
- the LOC133860736 gene encoding G-type lectin S-receptor-like serine/threonine-protein kinase At4g03230 yields MVSHRRKINCILSASNCLLSCMIFSLYILLLCSCRVGCYARDTLKHGEGITSDGGTLVSIGETFELGFFNPIRSSSQSSQRRFVGIWYKQDQQTVVWVANRDSPLNGSIGTFGIAEDGNLKVWDTTGNVYWTTGVANHSPTNRTVKLMDSGNLVLTDDDQLATSLWESFHNLTDTFLPGMKMDENLRLTSWIGDGDPGRGPFTFKQYLQGEGYYVILKKHADYWRSRISGNFLSSDDQIPFAIAYLLSNFSKTVKQNKYPQLLLDYNYTRLVMNYTDYSHTRLVMKYNGELQYLKWDVDKGIWSLIWKGPGDQCSIYNACGNFGSCNINNRVVCKCLPGFQPTNPAKWDSGDFLGGCTRKSTSFDNSDMFLSLKMMKVSNPDSNFIAKNEKECRKECLNSSQCQAYSYEVPQNSSLRSDSTTTTETGICYIWIGDLRNLQEEYTNGDRNLSVRVAKSVIEPTVSNCEPCGTNLIPYPLSTRPNCGDPMYFSFYCNSFTGQVSFKTPSGTYRVASIDPSTGTFVIQVNNAENPEARSPRGTLLLNYTLPFNTPGSFTANEVKISWEPPLEPTCTSLADCKDWLNSTCSITRDGKKRCLCKQNFHWNGTTLKCTQEGDLPGGLEENSKRKKRLPLSVMVPLISVFVLTCTITCLYVWRRKMANGEENRRSERNRLFRTLDSRRHLKDLMGSGEFREEDEKGIDVPFFNLESILAATNSFSDAKKLGEGGYGPVYKGTFSGGQEIAIKRLSSVSKQGFQEFKNEVVLIAKLQHRNLVRLRGYCIKGNEKLLLYEYMPNKSLDSFIFDQKRSMTLNWEMRLKIILGIARGLVYLHHDSRLRIIHRDLKTSNILLDEEMNSKISDFGLARMVEGKETGANTTRVVGTYGYMSPEYALNGTFSVKSDVFSFGVVLLEIICGKKNTRFYQSELAPSLISYAWRLWVENKVLDLMDQNLREVCNADQFVKCVNIGLLCVQEDPNDRPTMSTVVTMLDSEPATIPTPKRTAFVPTPRGCSSSTDTSSSRPETYMELTSSLGGR; encoded by the exons ATGGTAAGCCATAGAAGAAAAATCAACTGCATATTGTCTGCAAGTAATTGCTTGCTGTCTTGCATGATCTTTTCCTTGTACATACTCTTGTTGTGCTCCTGTCGTGTGGGTTGCTATGCTAGAGATACTTTAAAGCATGGCGAGGGGATTACTAGCGATGGAGGAACCCTTGTCTCCATTGGAGAAACTTTTGAACTGGGATTCTTTAACCCTATAAGAAGCTCCAGCCAGAGTAGCCAAAGAAGGTTCGTTGGGATATGGTACAAACAGGATCAACAAACAGTTGTTTGGGTTGCCAACCGAGACAGCCCACTAAACGGTTCCATTGGAACTTTTGGAATTGCAGAAGATGGCAACCTTAAGGTATGGGATACTACTGGAAACGTTTATTGGACTACAGGTGTTGCGAATCATTCGCCTACAAATCGAACTGTTAAGCTCATGGATTCTGGAAACCTTGTCTTAACCGATGATGATCAGTTGGCGACGAGTCTGTGGGAGAGCTTCCATAATCTAACTGATACATTTCTTCCAGGTATGAAGATGGATGAAAACCTGAGGTTGACTTCATGGATAGGTGATGGTGACCCAGGAAGAGGGCCGTTCACGTTTAAGCAATATCTACAAGGAGAGGGCTACTATGTTATCTTAAAAAAGCATGCCGATTATTGGAGAAGCCGGATTTCAGGCAACTTCTTGAGCTCAGATGATCAAATACCCTTTGCCATAGCCTACTTGTTGTCAAATTTCAGCAAGACCGTGAAGCAGAACAAGTACCCACAACTGCTGCTGGATTATAACTACACAAGGTTAGTGATGAATTATACGGATTATAGTCACACAAGATTAGTGATGAAATATAACGGGGAATTACAGTACCTGAAGTGGGATGTGGACAAGGGAATTTGGTCTTTGATATGGAAGGGGCCGGGAGACCAATGTAGCATTTACAATGCCTGTGGGAATTTCGGCAGCTGCAATATTAACAATAGGGTGGTATGCAAATGTTTGCCCGGGTTCCAGCCTACTAACCCGGCGAAGTGGGATTCTGGAGATTTTTTGGGTGGGTGCACCAGAAAATCAACATCATTCGACAACAGCGACATGTTCTTGAGCTTAAAGATGATGAAAGTTAGCAACCCAGACTCAAATTTCatcgcaaaaaatgaaaaagaatgcaGAAAGGAGTGCCTTAACAGCAGCCAGTGCCAGGCTTATTCATACGAGGTACCTCAAAACAGCAGCCTAAGAAGTGATAGTACAACCACTACTGAGACCGGCATCTGCTACATTTGGATTGGGGATCTTCGTAATCTTCAAGAGGAGTACACAAACGGTGACCGTAACCTCTCTGTCCGCGTGGCAAAATCTGTTATAG AACCAACCGTTAGTAATTGTGAGCCTTGTGGCACAAACCTGATCCCCTATCCGCTGAGCACCAGACCAAATTGCGGTGACCCTATGTACTTCAGTTTCTACTGCAACAGTTTCACTGGCCAGGTTAGCTTCAAGACACCCAGTGGCACCTATCGAGTAGCCAGTATCGATCCAAGTACAGGAACATTTGTCATCCAAGTCAACAATGCAGAAAATCCTGAAGCTAGAAGTCCAAGAGGAACTCTGCTGCTCAATTACACACTGCCATTTAATACACCCGGCTCGTTTACTGCTAATGAAGTAAAGATTAGTTGGGAGCCACCACTGGAGCCAACCTGTACTTCACTCGCAGACTGCAAGGACTGGCTAAATTCAACTTGCAGTATAACAAGAGATGGAAAGAAGAGGTGCCTTTGCAAGCAAAACTTCCATTGGAATGGCACCACTTTGAAATGTACTCAAG AAGGTGATCTTCCTGGGGGGTTAgaagagaattcaaaaagaaagaagcgaTTGCCTCTGAGTGTTATGGTACCTCTAATCAGCGTGTTTGTTCTCACGTGTACCATTACTTGTTTATATGTATGGAGAAGAAAGATGGCCAACGGAGAAG AAAACAGAAGAAGTGAAAGAAATCGATTATTTCGCACATTAGACAGTAGAAGACACCTCAAAGACTTGATGGGCTCTGGTGAGTTtagagaagaagatgagaaaggCATAGATGTAcccttttttaatttagaaagCATTCTAGCAGCCACAAATAGCTTCTCAGATGCAAAGAAGCTTGGAGAGGGGGGCTATGGGCCTGTTTACAAG GGCACATTTTCAGGAGGTCAAGAGATTGCTATAAAGAGGCTCTCAAGTGTATCAAAACAAGGCTttcaagaatttaaaaatgaggtggtGTTGATTGCAAAACTACAACACAGGAATCTTGTTAGGCTTCGGGGATATTGcataaaaggaaatgaaaaactTTTACTCTATGAATACATGCCCAACAAAAGCTTAGACTCATTTATATTTG ATCAAAAGCGAAGCATGACTTTAAATTGGGAGATGCGCCTCAAAATCATTTTGGGAATAGCTCGTGGGCTTGTTTATCTTCATCATGACTCTAGATTGAGGATCATTCATAGAGATTTGAAGACCAGTAATATTCTTCTAGATGAGGAGATGAATTCCAAGATATCTGATTTTGGCTTGGCAAGGATGGTTGAAGGCAAAGAAACCGGAGCAAACACCACAAGAGTAGTTGGAACTTA TGGCTATATGTCTCCAGAGTATGCACTAAATGGAACTTTCTCAGTTAAATCCGATGTTTTTAGCTTTGGTGTGGTTCTACTTGAAATTATATGTGGAAAAAAGAATACAAGATTTTATCAGTCAGAACTAGCTCCGAGCCTTATAAGTTAT GCTTGGAGATTGTGGGTAGAAAACAAGGTGTTGGATTTAATGGACCAGAATCTACGTGAAGTTTGCAATGCAGATCAGTTCGTGAAGTGCGTAAATATTGGACTCTTATGTGTACAAGAAGATCCGAATGACCGCCCCACCATGTCAACTGTGGTTACCATGCTTGACAGCGAACCTGCAACAATTCCAACTCCAAAACGGACAGCTTTTGTTCCAACTCCGAGAGGCTGTTCTAGCAGTACAGATACTTCTTCTAGTAGACCAGAAACATATATGGAATTAACTAGTAGTTTAGGAGGAAGATGA